From Rhodopseudomonas palustris:
TCCGGTTCGCGCCGACGCCGGCTTGCGGCGCGTTGCGAGCGATGGCTCTGCGACATTATCACCGCGATCTCGTGGCTTTGGACGTTGACGAGCCGGTTTGCGACGTGGTCTGATACCGGCAAAACAACATTCCGAGGGAGAAGCGCGTGCCGGGCTCGATCACCAAATCGAATCGTCGAAGCATTTTGAAGGGCGCGCTGGCCGTCGCGGCGGCTCCGGCGGTGATCGGGCAGGCGCTCGCGCAGGAGAAAGTCACCTGGAAGGTCCAGGCGCACTGGCCGAAAGCTTCAGGGTCGTTCAACGACAGTCTCGCGGTGCTCGCCAAAGAGATTGCGGCGCGCACCGATGGGCGCCTCAACCTGGAGCTGTACGGCGCCGGCGAGATCGCCAAGGATCGCGAAATCTACAACGTTGTGCGGCGCGGCGTCGTGCAGATGGGCACGATTTCGCCGGCGTATATTCTCGGCGAAGCGCAGGCGATGGGGCTGCTCTACGGCGTGCCTGGTACGCTGCGTGACTCGTGGGAGATGATGCATCTCACCAAGAATCTCGGTATCGAAAAGATGGTCAACGAGGAATTGCGACCCAAGGGCGTCGTGATCCTGGCCGAGAAGGCCTACCCGACCGAGGTGGTTCTCAAACGAAAGATCGGATCGGCGGCCGAACTCGGCTCGCTGAAGATCCGCTCCGCCGGCTCGATGCTGGAATATCTCGCCGCGGCTGGAGCGTCGCCGCAGCAGATCGCCGGCCCGGAGATCTATCAGGCGATCTCGACCGGCGTCGTGGATGGCGCGCATTGGGGCGCGGCGGTCGGCGCGCTGTCGATGAAATTCTGGGAGGTCGCGCCGTTCCACATGAAGCCGGCTCTCGGCTTCACCAACGACGCCTACATCATCAACACGGCGGCGCTGGACAAGCTGCCTGCGGACCTGCGGCTGCAGCTGCTGTCGTTGATCGAGGAGCGCTATTTCCTGCGCTCGGTGGAGTATCTGCATCAGGAAGCGGTCGCGCTCAACACCGGCAAAGCCAAGATGAACGTCGAGGTGGTGCGGTTTTCCGACGACGTGCTCGCCAAATTCACCCAGGCGTCCAAGACGATCCTGGAGAAGGA
This genomic window contains:
- the dctP gene encoding TRAP transporter substrate-binding protein DctP gives rise to the protein MPGSITKSNRRSILKGALAVAAAPAVIGQALAQEKVTWKVQAHWPKASGSFNDSLAVLAKEIAARTDGRLNLELYGAGEIAKDREIYNVVRRGVVQMGTISPAYILGEAQAMGLLYGVPGTLRDSWEMMHLTKNLGIEKMVNEELRPKGVVILAEKAYPTEVVLKRKIGSAAELGSLKIRSAGSMLEYLAAAGASPQQIAGPEIYQAISTGVVDGAHWGAAVGALSMKFWEVAPFHMKPALGFTNDAYIINTAALDKLPADLRLQLLSLIEERYFLRSVEYLHQEAVALNTGKAKMNVEVVRFSDDVLAKFTQASKTILEKETAKGAIAAKGGAAVSKLMSDLGYG